One stretch of Rathayibacter festucae DSM 15932 DNA includes these proteins:
- a CDS encoding response regulator transcription factor has translation MTSILLVEDESALSEPLSYLLEREGYDVTVAEDGLRAVAAFDEGEYDLILLDLMLPGMPGTEVCREIRTRSAIPIIMVTAKDSEVDIVVGLELGADDYVTKPYSTRELLARIRAVLRRRTEDPGEERIVVAGPVRMDIERHTVEVDGVETPMPLKEFELLEMLLRNAGRVLTRGQLIDRVWGSDYFGDTKTLDVHVKRIRSKIEKTPKEPVLLVTVRGLGYRFDA, from the coding sequence GTGACCAGCATCCTGCTCGTCGAGGACGAGAGCGCCCTCAGCGAGCCGCTCAGCTACCTGCTCGAACGCGAGGGCTACGACGTCACCGTCGCCGAGGACGGCCTGCGCGCCGTCGCCGCCTTCGACGAGGGCGAGTACGACCTGATCCTGCTCGACCTCATGCTCCCCGGCATGCCCGGCACCGAGGTGTGCCGCGAGATCCGCACCCGCTCCGCGATCCCGATCATCATGGTCACCGCGAAGGACTCCGAGGTGGACATCGTCGTCGGACTCGAGCTCGGCGCCGACGACTACGTCACCAAGCCGTACTCGACCCGCGAGCTGCTCGCCCGCATCCGCGCCGTCCTCCGCCGCCGCACCGAGGACCCGGGGGAGGAGCGCATCGTCGTCGCCGGCCCCGTCCGCATGGACATCGAGCGCCACACCGTCGAGGTCGACGGCGTCGAGACCCCGATGCCGCTCAAGGAGTTCGAGCTCCTCGAGATGCTGCTCCGCAACGCCGGCCGCGTCCTCACCCGCGGCCAGCTGATCGACCGCGTCTGGGGCAGCGACTACTTCGGCGACACCAAGACCCTCGACGTCCACGTCAAGCGCATCCGCTCCAAGATCGAGAAGACGCCCAAGGAGCCGGTCCTCCTGGTGACCGTCCGCGGCCTCGGCTACCGCTTCGACGCCTGA
- the ispD gene encoding 2-C-methyl-D-erythritol 4-phosphate cytidylyltransferase: MNTVSGSAPTAAVVIVAAGSGTRLGRELPKAYVECAGVTILERSLRTVLTLAEPVQVVVVAPESLVDATVELCRRAAGSAVEVLVTAGGSTRQESVARGLALLHPGVATVLVHDAARALTPVAQFERVLAAVRSTGGGAIPGLPVTDTIKLVGADAAILDTVDRSQLAAVQTPQGFPRRLLDEAYAAAGREFTDDAALLAAHGRGSVVVPGDPLAFKITTPWDLARAEQLLAPPPSSAVPRVGIGTDVHAFDDASPLWLAGLHWPGERGLSGHSDGDPVAHAICDALLAAANLGDIGSRFGTDDPRFQDAHGEVFLRATRELVEAAGFTIGNVSVQLIGNRPKFSPRRDEAQQLLSALLGAPVSVAATTSDALGFTGRGEGVAATATALVLPTPGSAH, from the coding sequence TTGAACACCGTCTCCGGATCGGCGCCGACCGCGGCCGTCGTGATCGTCGCCGCCGGCAGCGGCACCCGCCTCGGGCGCGAGCTGCCCAAGGCCTACGTCGAGTGCGCCGGCGTCACGATCCTCGAGCGCAGCCTCCGCACGGTGCTCACCCTCGCCGAGCCGGTCCAGGTGGTCGTGGTGGCACCGGAGTCCCTCGTCGACGCGACCGTCGAGCTCTGCCGCCGCGCCGCCGGGTCCGCCGTCGAGGTCCTCGTCACCGCCGGCGGATCGACCCGCCAGGAGTCCGTCGCCCGCGGACTCGCCCTGCTGCACCCGGGAGTCGCCACCGTCCTCGTGCACGACGCCGCCCGGGCCCTCACGCCCGTCGCGCAGTTCGAGCGGGTGCTCGCCGCCGTCCGCTCGACCGGCGGCGGCGCGATCCCGGGCCTGCCCGTCACCGACACCATCAAGCTGGTCGGTGCCGACGCGGCGATCCTCGACACGGTCGACCGCTCGCAGCTCGCCGCCGTGCAGACGCCGCAGGGCTTCCCCCGCCGCCTGCTCGACGAGGCCTACGCGGCCGCCGGCCGGGAGTTCACCGACGACGCCGCCCTCCTCGCCGCTCACGGCCGCGGCTCCGTCGTCGTCCCCGGCGATCCGCTCGCCTTCAAGATCACCACGCCCTGGGACCTCGCTCGCGCGGAGCAGCTGCTCGCGCCGCCGCCGTCGTCCGCGGTGCCGCGCGTCGGCATCGGCACCGACGTGCACGCCTTCGACGACGCGTCGCCGCTCTGGCTCGCCGGACTGCACTGGCCGGGGGAGCGCGGACTCTCCGGGCACAGCGACGGCGACCCCGTCGCGCACGCGATCTGCGACGCGCTGCTCGCCGCGGCGAACCTCGGCGACATCGGCTCCCGCTTCGGCACGGACGACCCGCGGTTCCAGGACGCGCACGGCGAGGTCTTCCTCCGTGCGACCCGCGAGCTCGTCGAGGCGGCCGGCTTCACGATCGGCAACGTGTCGGTCCAGCTGATCGGCAACCGCCCGAAGTTCTCCCCGCGGCGGGACGAGGCCCAGCAGCTGCTGTCCGCACTCCTCGGCGCCCCGGTCAGCGTCGCCGCCACGACGTCGGACGCGCTCGGCTTCACCGGGCGCGGGGAGGGGGTCGCCGCGACGGCCACGGCGCTCGTCCTCCCCACTCCCGGATCCGCGCACTGA